CTTTTGTGCAGTCCCTCGAATTCAAGGCATTCAACAGATGGGGCGCCAAAGTCTTCTCCACCAATGATGTCAATATCAACTGGAACGGAAAAACGAATGCTGGAAAGGACCTGGCAGCAGGACAGTACTATTACGAGGCTACCGTATACTTCGAATCTTCAAAAAAACAAAGCACACCTACCACAATCAAAGGGTGGGTCCAGATTATCAGGTAGAGTGACCTTTTTTCTTTCAGATGCAATTATTTCCTTTGTAGCCCGCGCAAAATGTGCGGGCTTTTTTAATCTACCGTGAGCAAACTAAAATCCAGCATTATGAAGAGAGCATATATTTTCCCCGGACAAGGTTCTCAGTTCAAAGGAATGGGGCTTGACCTTTACCAATCTTCCGATTCGGCTAAGGCCCTTTTTGAAAAAGCCAAAGAGGTACTGGGCTTTGACATCACCAAGATTATGTTTGAGGGGACCGATGAGGAACTCAAACAGACTAATGTAACGCAACCTGCAATTTTCATACACTCCGTGATACTCGCCAAGATTAATCCGGATTTCAGCCCAAATATGGTTGCCGGGCATTCACTCGGCGAATTTTCTGCATTGGTCGCTGCCGGTACTTTATCTTTTGAGGAAGGACTCTCACTGGTTGCTAAAAGAGCCGATGCTATGCAGAAAGCCTGCGAGATCCGTCCGTCGACGATGGCAGCTATCCTTGGGCTAGCCGACAGTGTGATTGAAAAAGTATGCGCGGGAATCACCGATGAAATCGTGGTCCCCGCCAATTACAATTGTCCGGGTCAGGTGGTTATTTCCGGTTCTATCGAAGGGGTGGAAAAGGCTTGTGAATTATTGAAAGCAGCGGGCGCAAAACGCGCATTGATTTTACAGGTTGGCGGCGCATTTCACTCTCCGCTGATGGAGCCGGCGAGACAGGAACTGGCAGATGCTATTCACGACGCACAATTCGAACCCCCGATTTGCCCTATTTATCAAAATGTAAATGCGAAACCTGCAACGGAAGTTACGGTGATTAAAGAAAACCTTATTTCACAGCTTACTTCCCCCGTAAGGTGGACGCAATCCGTTGAGCAGATGGTCGCTGACGGTGCGGAAGTGTTCATTGAAAGTGGCCCTGGGAAGGTGTTGCAAGGCTTGGTCAAGAAGATCGCGAACACAGTGGAAGTACAAAGTATTTAATTTTTTTACGCAAAAGCTTGACAACTTAACCTTGTCACATTACTTTTGCACCACTGTTTACGGTTTTGGCCGATGGTGTAATGGTAACACAGGACATTTTGGTTGTCTTATTCAGGGTTCGAGTCCTTGTCGGCCAACAGTTTTAAAGTTAAACCGCTGTAATTGAAAAAATTACAGCGGTTTTTTATTTTAGGGGCCGAATTAGGGGACGTTATTGCTAGTTTTTTTGGATCAAATCCAAAACTTGTGGAGCAGATAGGGTTTATCTAGGTTTGTGTTTTTAATCAAACCAGTTCGTTTTGGAGAGCTTCCTTCCCATCATTCAGTTTTTCTTACCAGAGTTCATCCTCTTGAATTTCGAATTAACTTCCATCGACCGTCAGGATGATGTCTTCCACGTGCATATCGATTAGAAGAATGCTGATGATAATGATCCGGAGAGAAAGGACTTGCTCTCCAAAGGCTTTTTTCCGACTATAACTGTTCAAGATTTCCCTATCCGCGGCCATAAGGTCTTTCTTCACATCATCAAGCGCCAAAGGTGTCTTAAATACCAGGACAGGTAAAGTGGTTTACAGGGACTGGGCCGAAGTCGCAGAAGGAACGCGGATGACCAGTGAGTTTTCACGGTACGCCGTCGCGGGCTTTTTTAAAAGAAATCAATAGATACCAACCCGAATAGCGCCTGGGCAATTGGACGGTTTTATGGCGTGAATGGCAGGAGGCTACTACGTCAATATCGTGATTTTCGGAGTGGGTTTAAAGATTGGAATCAACGGAGGCACGCTAAGAAGTGGCTGCTATTTCCTCAAAATCTAGGATCTCACCTATCAATCGACGAGACCAGTCTTTCACATGGCGAATTGTATACCATCCTTACCAACAAAGCTGCAAAAGGTGGTAAGGGAAGTATAATAGCCATTGTAGCTGGTACGAAGGCTGAAACGGTTATTGAAATTATCCGCAAAATCCCGGAATCTCTGCGCAAGAAAGTGTCTGAAATTACCCTGGATATGGCCGGCAGCATGTCAATGATGGCCAAACGATGCTTCCCTAGAGCAACCAGGATTACAGACCGTTTTCACGTGCAAAGGTTAGCCATTGAAGCTTTGCAAGAAATCCGCATCAAACACCGCTGGGAGGCGCTGGATCAAGAAAATGACGCCATCGAGCTGGCAAAAGCTTTTCAGACAGAATATCAGCCAGAAATATTGCCCAACGGTGATACCGTAAAGCAATTAGTAGCACGGAGCAGATATTCATTGTATAAAAAGCCTAATACCTGGACTGACAGCCAAAAGGAAAGGACTCAACTGCTCTTTGAGCGTTTTCCAGACCTTAAAAAGGCATACGAACTAGCGTTGGAGCTCAGCAACATCTTCACAAATACGACAGAAAAGATTTACGGATTAACCAGACTAGCAAAGTGGCATGAAAAAGTCAGGCAGTCCGGCTTCAAATCCTCCAATACCGTCGCAAGATCGATTGAGAATCATTATAAAACCATCGTGAATTATTTTGATAACCGGAGCACCAATGCATCCGCTGAATCCTTCGATGCTAAAATCAAAGCATTCAGGGCTCAGTTTAGAGGTGTCAGGAATGTAGAATTCTTCCTGTACCGCCTGACTCGATTATATGCTTAATCCAAGTTGCTCCACAACATTTGGTCTTGATCCCTAATATTCCTCGAGGAACATCCCTCACAAAGGACTTACTTGCCTAATTGCAACATGTTTACAACCCAAAAGAGAAATAATTGATACATTTGTATCGGTAAAATATTAGTGCGATTACATTATTGCTGGCCACAGAATTACCACAACTCGAGCAAAGCAAGACAATGTATGTAGCGCGCCGTCTGGCGTGACTATATCATTTGCTTTGCAGGCCGTGGTAAGCCTTGTGGTCATTTGGTAGATGTCGCGCCTTTTTTATGCCTATTGTTTATCAAAACCACAAATTACCACGATCATGACTTTTTTATCTCAAAAGCTCACCTCCCTTCTAGGGCTGGCTGCTTTATCTATTTCTCTCTTTTCCTGTCCCGGCGGCCAAAACGTAGAGCCAGACGATTTATCCAATGATTTAATAGGCAATTACCATTCTGAGGATTCGAGCGACTATTTCGGTCCAACTCTGACAAATGATATTTATGATGTCGAGATAACCAGATCTAAGAAAAACGAGATAAATTTAAAAATTGTAAGGCAACTGCAGGTGCGCAGAAGATTGAACGAACCTTTCAAAAATTTCAGAGATAAAGAGGTTCGGTATTTTGAAGATGGAAAGGTTACAGAAACAAAAAGATTTGTAGTTAATGAAACGAGATCTACCGATTGGTATGATTCATATACAACTAAGACGGAAATCTATATTGAGGGTAAGCTGACGGGCGAAACCCTAGCATTAAGCGCAAGCTACAAATATCCTGCCTATAACGAGGATGATATCATAACGGTCAATTTAGAGAAAAAATAAACCCTTCCTAAATTATCCAACATATGGATTTCCTCAAAAACGCCCTCAGATGGTCCTTTATGACCATTTTATCTATTATAGTTTTCTTGATGCCGGATTTACTGTTGATGTTATCATTAATAATCCTAGTGAAGCTTCCGACATGGATGTGGATAGTGTTTGGAAGTGGTATACTGTGGTTTTTTATGGTGTCGGGAATGGCAATATGCAGCGGGATAGTAAAATGGCTGATTCATAGAGGTCCTCGCGCCAAGATTTCCCCGAATACTGTGAAGGTGAATGCCTTTTTGAACGCAAGTATAATTATTGGCTACTGGTGGTTTGGCAATGACAAGTTCTCATTTCAATCAGTAGTATGGAGAATAGTCTTGTATTGCAATATCATTTACCTATATGTCTATATTGAGCCGTAGGGATCAAGAAACCAAACCTACTGTTTTAATATCAAGTACATATTTTGGAGTAGTGCAAAAGCCGTTACCGAGCTGTGCAGCACCTGATTGCTGATCAACTCCCGAAGCGCGTATAATGCATCTTCTTTCAACCCGCCCCGATCTTCAATAAAGATGCAGGAGGTTTCTAAAATGTCCGATGCTGACCGCAAACAGATTTTCACTGTCATCGACGCACTCATACCTGATTTAACGTTAAAAGGAAATATGCTGTATAACAGAATAGGTTCCGAAACCATGGGTATACCGATTTGCTTTTTGCTCTTTTTAATCTGGCAAGCAAACGGCTCATTTCCAGGCTCAGGGACCTGAAAAACCAAAGGCTTTGCAAGATTAAGTCAAGTTTGGAACCAGGTTACAATGATTTGGCGTATCCGTCACTCAAATTTACAGGGACAGTCAATATTGACTACCTGAAAAAGAATGCCGAAGAACTTCGGAGAGCGGCCGCATCTCTGCAAACAGGAACAGTAACTGCTTCACTATTAATGAGCAAGCTGCAAGCATATCCCCGGCAAAACAATCTGATGTACGTCCTTCAGGCGTATGGGCAACTTGAAAAAACAGTATTCATCTGCAATTACCTGCTCAAACCACCATTGAGGAAAAAAGTGAACAAGCAACTAAATAAAGGGGAGCAGCTCCATAATCTAAGGATATACCTCCGGTTCGGGGGAGACGGTTTTGTACGCAAACAGCAAGAAATCGAGCAGCAGGTTTCAGCTCGAAGCCTTAATTTGCTTTCCAATATCGTCATGGTCTGGAATACCGTTTACATTCAGCAAATACTTAAAGAACTTGAAAATGAAGGACATATAGTTGATGAGCAAGATTTTGACCGGGTTTCACCGGCGCCATTTGAACATATCAATCGGTTAGGCAAATACAATTTTAAAGATCAGATCCAACTGGAAGACAACGGCCTGGGGGCTTTAAGAAAGCCAAAAAACACGAAACAAAACTAATTGCTTAGTTAGAAACCGTAAATTTTCGCACACTTGTAATGTGTGATGGTTCATAACATTCGCTACACTTACAATCATTTCTGATCCTTCAAAAAGTCATATTTGGATCATCGATTAATTCCAGGAAGTCGTTACATTAATGATCATTTTTTCTCGCAATCCCTCCCGCTTATCCCGAGGGTTGTGAGAAAAAATGAGACGATGCGGATTCAAATTATGTTGTTATGGCCACCGAAAGCCTGAAAGCAGATGCAAGGAAAAAATGGGTTACCCTCTATAAGCAAATCGGGAACGTATCGGTTGCAGCAAGGAGGTGCGGGATTGCTAGATCCACATTACAGCGTTGGATAAAACGGGAGGACGAAAATCTCTTTAGAGATCGGTCTCACCGTCCGCTTCGGTTGGGGCGACAAAAGTATCGTCATGAAGACGAGGCTCTCGTGCTTAAGGTACGCGATGAATTCAAGTATGGAAAACTCAGAATCTGCTCTCATCTGTTCAGGCTACATGATTTAAAGATTTCAACTTCTACCGTAGCGCGAATACTCGAAAAGCATTCAGTTGCACCTATTCGTCGATTCACTAAACATCGTCCTCCAATTCGATACGCTAAGCTCGTTCCTGGTGAACGTGTGCAGTTAGACGTTTGCAAGATCATAGCTGGCCTATATCAATACACAGCGATCGATGATTGTACCCGCCTTAGGGTGTTGAAACTTTACAAGCGTCGGTCGGCCGCCAATTCAATCGATTTTCTGGATAAACTCATCGAGGAATTTCATTACCCCATTCAACGTATTCAGACGGACAGAGGACAGGAGTTTTTTGCGGTCGCATTTCAGCAGAAGTTGATGGATTATTGCATCAAGTTTCGCCCCATAAAACCCAGGTCACCACATCTAAACGGCAAAGTCGAACGAAGCCAGCAGACTGATCTTCAGGAATTCTATTCAACGGTTGACCTGCGAGACCCCGAATTGGACGACAAACTTTCTCAATGGCAATTCCACTACAACTATTTCCGGCCGCACAGCTCGTTGGGTGGCAAGACTCCGATCGAATTTGCGTCCGAACACTCTGCTAGTGCGCCTTTCTGGGACCAAATCGAGGCACTCTACAACGAAACAAAAGAACGGATTCGAGAACAGGCCTACTGGCGAGACCTACGGATGGCAAAGTTGGCAAGGAAAAGCAAGACATAGTTTTGTCCTACATTTTGCCGACTTGTAGATGTAGCGGAACTGTAGAGCCACTACATGTAATGAGAACCTCATATTGGATAATTCATTTACATCATTTTCACAATTATGAGTTACATTATGTGCGCTACTTCAAATTCAAATCCGCTCAACTTTTCGTCATTTACCATTTCTCTAAAAGATTGTGAGCAAAAATAAACTGGCTCTGGTCGTAACAACCCCCTTTTGACACCAATTTTCTGTTTACTTACAATTAGGTCGTTTCCAGCTATTAACTCACTGTTTAAAATGAATAACTCAGAGAGCAGATTCAAACCTATAGTATGGCCCATCGGGCATT
This Dyadobacter sp. UC 10 DNA region includes the following protein-coding sequences:
- the fabD gene encoding ACP S-malonyltransferase, which produces MKRAYIFPGQGSQFKGMGLDLYQSSDSAKALFEKAKEVLGFDITKIMFEGTDEELKQTNVTQPAIFIHSVILAKINPDFSPNMVAGHSLGEFSALVAAGTLSFEEGLSLVAKRADAMQKACEIRPSTMAAILGLADSVIEKVCAGITDEIVVPANYNCPGQVVISGSIEGVEKACELLKAAGAKRALILQVGGAFHSPLMEPARQELADAIHDAQFEPPICPIYQNVNAKPATEVTVIKENLISQLTSPVRWTQSVEQMVADGAEVFIESGPGKVLQGLVKKIANTVEVQSI
- a CDS encoding ISAon1 family transposase; this encodes MNGRRLLRQYRDFRSGFKDWNQRRHAKKWLLFPQNLGSHLSIDETSLSHGELYTILTNKAAKGGKGSIIAIVAGTKAETVIEIIRKIPESLRKKVSEITLDMAGSMSMMAKRCFPRATRITDRFHVQRLAIEALQEIRIKHRWEALDQENDAIELAKAFQTEYQPEILPNGDTVKQLVARSRYSLYKKPNTWTDSQKERTQLLFERFPDLKKAYELALELSNIFTNTTEKIYGLTRLAKWHEKVRQSGFKSSNTVARSIENHYKTIVNYFDNRSTNASAESFDAKIKAFRAQFRGVRNVEFFLYRLTRLYA
- a CDS encoding IS481 family transposase, whose protein sequence is MATESLKADARKKWVTLYKQIGNVSVAARRCGIARSTLQRWIKREDENLFRDRSHRPLRLGRQKYRHEDEALVLKVRDEFKYGKLRICSHLFRLHDLKISTSTVARILEKHSVAPIRRFTKHRPPIRYAKLVPGERVQLDVCKIIAGLYQYTAIDDCTRLRVLKLYKRRSAANSIDFLDKLIEEFHYPIQRIQTDRGQEFFAVAFQQKLMDYCIKFRPIKPRSPHLNGKVERSQQTDLQEFYSTVDLRDPELDDKLSQWQFHYNYFRPHSSLGGKTPIEFASEHSASAPFWDQIEALYNETKERIREQAYWRDLRMAKLARKSKT